One Sediminicola sp. YIK13 DNA segment encodes these proteins:
- the rplI gene encoding 50S ribosomal protein L9, translating into MELILKEDVQNLGFKDDLVNVKNGFGRNYLIPQGLAAMATPSAKKVLAENLKQKAHKEKKVVDEATKMAEAIKQLEIKILAKAGAGDKLFGSITNMNLAESLEKAGHSIDKKYISILGGSIKRTGPYNAQIRLHREVIIDFPFEVVAEANS; encoded by the coding sequence ATGGAACTTATATTAAAGGAAGACGTACAGAACTTAGGTTTTAAAGACGATTTGGTAAATGTGAAGAATGGTTTCGGAAGAAACTACCTTATACCTCAAGGGTTGGCTGCAATGGCTACACCATCAGCTAAAAAAGTATTGGCTGAAAACTTGAAGCAGAAGGCTCATAAAGAGAAAAAAGTTGTTGATGAGGCTACGAAGATGGCTGAGGCAATCAAACAGTTGGAAATTAAAATTTTAGCTAAAGCAGGTGCTGGAGATAAGTTATTTGGATCTATCACCAATATGAACTTGGCTGAATCTTTGGAAAAGGCTGGTCATTCTATCGACAAGAAGTACATCAGCATACTTGGAGGTTCTATTAAAAGAACAGGACCATACAATGCACAGATACGTTTGCACAGGGAAGTAATCATTGATTTTCCTTTCGAAGTTGTTGCTGAGGCAAACAGTTAA
- a CDS encoding DUF6495 family protein yields MKYTRLTKQQLEELHQEFINFLATQSITAEEWEGIKTDKPEVAEEELDVFSDLVWEGVLTKVEYLENISAQNMHLFQLTDKEMKLISVKVMNPNIDLSTTEGFEWFKKNWQSDFVEYLTASKAYTDNKNLDKFDLIKQGAVITKGDLYNWFDKMIE; encoded by the coding sequence ATGAAATATACAAGACTTACCAAACAACAGTTGGAGGAATTGCATCAGGAATTCATAAATTTCTTGGCCACCCAATCTATTACAGCGGAGGAATGGGAAGGCATTAAAACGGACAAGCCTGAAGTGGCGGAGGAAGAATTAGATGTTTTTAGTGATTTGGTTTGGGAAGGGGTATTGACCAAGGTTGAGTACTTGGAAAATATATCCGCCCAAAATATGCACTTGTTCCAGTTGACCGATAAGGAAATGAAACTGATTTCAGTGAAAGTAATGAATCCAAATATAGATTTGTCAACAACCGAAGGTTTTGAGTGGTTCAAGAAAAATTGGCAATCAGATTTTGTGGAGTATCTTACCGCTTCCAAAGCTTATACAGACAACAAGAACTTGGATAAGTTCGACCTAATAAAACAGGGTGCTGTAATTACAAAAGGAGACCTGTACAACTGGTTTGATAAAATGATTGAATAA
- the rpsF gene encoding 30S ribosomal protein S6 has product MNHYETVFILNPVLSDTQIEETVKKFEDFLINKGATMVSKENWGLKKLAYPIQHKKSGFYHLFEFAAPGEAIASYELEFRRDERIMRFLTVKLDKHAISWAERRRTKLKTKA; this is encoded by the coding sequence ATGAATCATTACGAAACTGTTTTCATTTTAAATCCCGTTCTATCTGATACTCAGATAGAGGAAACAGTTAAGAAATTCGAGGATTTCTTAATTAACAAAGGTGCCACTATGGTATCTAAAGAAAATTGGGGGCTTAAGAAATTGGCCTATCCAATACAACACAAGAAGAGTGGTTTTTACCATTTGTTCGAATTCGCTGCTCCAGGTGAGGCAATTGCCAGCTATGAATTGGAATTCAGAAGAGACGAGCGTATCATGCGTTTTTTAACTGTTAAGTTAGATAAGCACGCAATCTCTTGGGCAGAAAGAAGAAGAACAAAGTTAAAAACAAAAGCGTAA
- a CDS encoding DUF4294 domain-containing protein: protein MKKELLVFVFVLMGFFAFAQGEEEVDSLATQYVKMYGDSVFVSSIPLREVFVFGQLKFPSYKDKLRYYILKRKTLKVYPYAKLASERLVGLTDSLEIIKSKSKRRKYTKKVQKYIEDEFSEELKKLTRTEGQILVKLIHRQTGITAFDLVKELRSGWRAFWYNTTAKFFNISIKEEFHPENVLEDYLIEDILQRAFAERKLERQESVLDYDYASLSNKWKKNGN, encoded by the coding sequence ATGAAAAAAGAATTGTTGGTTTTTGTTTTTGTATTGATGGGCTTCTTTGCTTTTGCCCAAGGGGAAGAGGAGGTAGATTCCCTGGCCACACAATATGTAAAGATGTATGGGGATTCTGTTTTTGTGAGCTCTATTCCTCTAAGGGAGGTATTTGTTTTTGGACAGTTGAAATTCCCTTCTTATAAGGATAAGCTTCGATACTATATATTAAAGAGGAAAACATTGAAGGTGTATCCATATGCAAAGTTGGCTTCGGAACGCTTGGTGGGTTTAACGGATAGCTTGGAAATTATTAAATCAAAATCTAAACGAAGAAAGTACACCAAGAAGGTTCAGAAATATATAGAGGATGAGTTTTCGGAGGAGTTAAAGAAGTTGACCAGAACTGAGGGGCAGATTTTGGTAAAGCTTATTCATAGGCAAACGGGCATAACGGCGTTTGACCTGGTAAAGGAATTACGCAGTGGATGGCGAGCGTTCTGGTACAATACCACAGCCAAATTTTTTAATATAAGTATTAAGGAGGAATTTCATCCAGAAAATGTCCTTGAGGATTACCTCATAGAAGATATTTTACAAAGGGCTTTCGCGGAGAGAAAGCTGGAAAGACAGGAGTCGGTATTGGATTATGATTACGCATCCCTTTCCAACAAGTGGAAGAAGAATGGGAATTGA
- a CDS encoding TonB-dependent receptor encodes MKTKFLLAVSFLFFSGMVIAQVTTSNIRGTVMDDENLPLLGANIVAVHTPTGTRYGAITNEEGRFNLLNLRVGGPYEVTISYIGFKTESKSDIYLTLGTTFNLDVKLLTDSQALEEVVLVSDRGTGTFGSDRTGAETSVGRRELTRLPTISRSTNDFTRLEPTASGGSFGGRNDQFNNFSLDGAIFNNPFGLDAAQPGGQTNATPISLDAIDQIQVSTAPYDVTQSGFTGASVNAVTKSGTNEFFGTVYGFFRNDDLTGGKINGDDVFKTGLEQKQYGFSVGGPIVKNKLFFFANFERDELTELGTDGFVPNTGTGAINESRVTESDFQLVDGLLRQVVIGQDAQGNDIFYNPGRYTGFNFDQESTKGIFKLDWNINDNNRLAIIYNFLNASKGKPANRNAIAFRGPNTQTLQFENAGYEINNNIQSIQVELNSTLAADATNKLQVGYTHFDDFRNPFSTPAPSIVILDDTGSSNYIIAGHEPFSINNRLDQKVFQITDNLNFFKGDHTYTVGFSFEKFEFDNSFNLGAYGAQGVFFPTTTITDFPNFASSGDLQNAFDSAIAASNSLEANGTGNPGGWSLAETNVGQLSFYMQDQWNVTDNFKLTYGVRFDRPLYFDTADKIGENIERKGGANGTYIPSIEYYNPETGDPITLDSEKLPNNKFLISPRVGFNWDVEGDRSLQVRGGSGLFTGRFPFVWLGNQVQGVDFFFYQLVDPDFKWPQVWRTNLGVDKRLDNGLILTADLSYTKDVNASHVQNWGLKPPSENLTGVDTRAVYADGDKSQIFGGPTNAYVFTNSDKGRIINAAFKAQKTWENGLYAQLAYSYLDAREVNSVDAEITGDAFAGNAVVGNANNDVLSFSRYGDKHRFIGVLSKEFKTGTTISTFFEYAQGGRFNYIYGGDINNDGSSINDLLYIPTSSEIGQMNFSAAGQAEAFEAFIQQDDYLSENRGQYAERYGAVAPWRSTWDVKVLQDINVSDKNKFQVSIDILNIGNLINSNWGVINVPSFDQLLGVSVDDTNTPTYTFDQNRDDTFNPLTGVTSRWRAQIGVRYIFN; translated from the coding sequence ATGAAAACAAAATTTCTATTGGCGGTTTCCTTTCTTTTCTTTAGTGGAATGGTTATAGCCCAAGTAACGACCTCTAATATTAGAGGTACGGTAATGGACGATGAGAATTTGCCTTTATTGGGCGCCAACATCGTAGCAGTACACACCCCTACAGGGACAAGGTATGGGGCGATCACCAATGAGGAAGGAAGGTTTAACCTTTTGAACCTTAGAGTAGGAGGGCCTTACGAGGTGACCATATCTTATATTGGGTTTAAAACAGAATCCAAATCAGATATTTATCTGACATTAGGAACGACCTTTAATTTAGATGTGAAGCTTTTAACGGATAGCCAAGCATTGGAAGAAGTTGTGCTGGTTTCCGATAGGGGAACGGGTACTTTCGGAAGTGATAGAACTGGTGCTGAGACTAGTGTTGGAAGAAGAGAGTTGACAAGATTACCGACAATATCTAGATCTACAAATGACTTTACCCGATTGGAGCCCACAGCCAGTGGTGGTTCTTTTGGTGGTAGAAACGATCAATTCAACAACTTTTCTTTGGATGGTGCTATTTTCAACAATCCCTTTGGATTGGATGCGGCCCAACCCGGAGGACAAACAAATGCTACCCCTATTTCATTGGATGCTATCGATCAGATCCAAGTATCTACAGCTCCTTACGATGTTACCCAATCTGGCTTTACAGGAGCCTCTGTGAATGCAGTAACTAAAAGTGGGACCAATGAATTTTTTGGAACCGTTTATGGGTTTTTTAGAAATGACGACCTTACAGGAGGTAAAATTAATGGTGATGACGTATTTAAGACTGGATTGGAACAAAAGCAATACGGATTTAGTGTTGGAGGTCCGATTGTGAAGAATAAATTATTCTTTTTCGCCAACTTTGAAAGAGACGAACTAACTGAGCTAGGAACGGATGGATTTGTTCCCAACACAGGAACTGGTGCAATAAACGAATCTAGGGTTACAGAATCTGATTTCCAATTGGTAGATGGTCTTTTACGTCAAGTTGTAATAGGTCAGGATGCTCAAGGAAACGATATTTTTTATAACCCAGGAAGGTATACAGGATTTAATTTTGATCAAGAGTCCACAAAGGGTATATTTAAATTGGATTGGAACATTAATGACAACAATAGGTTGGCCATTATTTACAACTTTTTAAATGCCTCAAAAGGCAAACCGGCTAATAGAAATGCTATTGCCTTTAGGGGGCCAAATACTCAAACTCTTCAGTTTGAAAACGCGGGATACGAAATCAATAACAATATCCAATCCATTCAAGTTGAGTTGAACTCTACTTTGGCTGCCGATGCAACCAATAAACTTCAAGTCGGGTATACCCACTTTGATGATTTCAGGAATCCATTTTCAACTCCAGCACCAAGTATAGTAATTTTGGACGATACAGGTAGTTCTAATTATATAATTGCTGGGCATGAACCATTTTCTATCAATAATAGATTGGATCAAAAAGTCTTTCAAATAACGGACAATCTAAACTTTTTTAAAGGAGATCACACCTATACAGTAGGATTTTCCTTTGAAAAATTCGAGTTTGATAATTCTTTTAATTTAGGGGCCTATGGAGCGCAAGGCGTATTTTTCCCAACAACTACCATAACTGATTTTCCTAATTTTGCAAGTTCTGGAGATTTGCAGAATGCTTTTGATAGTGCCATAGCGGCATCAAATTCATTGGAAGCAAACGGAACAGGAAACCCAGGAGGATGGTCATTGGCCGAAACAAATGTAGGTCAATTATCTTTTTATATGCAAGATCAGTGGAACGTAACGGATAACTTTAAACTTACCTATGGCGTTCGTTTTGACAGACCATTGTATTTCGATACAGCAGATAAAATTGGAGAAAATATAGAACGTAAAGGGGGGGCTAATGGAACGTACATTCCATCTATTGAATATTATAATCCAGAAACTGGGGACCCTATAACATTGGATTCTGAAAAACTTCCAAATAACAAATTTTTGATTTCTCCAAGGGTAGGATTTAACTGGGATGTTGAAGGGGATAGATCATTGCAAGTACGAGGAGGATCTGGTCTTTTTACAGGGAGATTTCCTTTTGTATGGTTAGGGAACCAAGTACAAGGAGTAGACTTTTTCTTCTACCAATTGGTAGACCCAGACTTTAAATGGCCACAGGTTTGGCGTACTAATCTAGGAGTTGATAAGCGTTTGGATAATGGTCTAATATTAACCGCAGACCTTTCCTATACCAAAGACGTTAATGCTTCCCATGTTCAAAACTGGGGGTTAAAGCCACCATCTGAAAATTTAACGGGAGTTGACACAAGGGCAGTATATGCTGACGGCGATAAATCTCAAATCTTTGGTGGTCCAACAAATGCCTATGTTTTTACCAATTCTGATAAAGGTAGAATTATTAATGCCGCATTTAAGGCACAAAAAACTTGGGAAAATGGATTATATGCTCAGTTGGCCTATAGTTACCTGGATGCCAGAGAAGTAAACTCAGTCGATGCTGAGATTACTGGAGATGCATTTGCAGGGAACGCAGTAGTAGGAAATGCAAATAATGATGTGCTTTCATTTTCAAGATATGGAGACAAACATCGGTTTATAGGGGTTCTTTCTAAAGAGTTTAAAACAGGAACAACGATATCAACGTTCTTTGAATATGCTCAAGGGGGACGTTTCAATTACATCTATGGCGGTGACATTAATAACGATGGCTCAAGCATTAATGACTTACTTTATATCCCTACCTCAAGTGAAATTGGGCAAATGAATTTTAGTGCTGCAGGACAGGCAGAAGCTTTTGAAGCCTTTATTCAACAAGATGACTATTTAAGTGAAAATAGGGGTCAATATGCTGAACGCTATGGAGCAGTAGCCCCATGGAGAAGTACTTGGGACGTTAAAGTATTGCAGGATATTAATGTTAGCGACAAGAACAAGTTCCAGGTAAGTATTGATATTTTGAATATTGGTAACTTGATCAATTCTAATTGGGGAGTAATTAATGTTCCTTCTTTTGATCAATTGTTAGGTGTTTCTGTTGATGATACAAACACTCCAACGTATACTTTTGACCAAAATAGAGACGATACATTTAATCCATTAACAGGAGTAACGTCTAGATGGAGAGCCCAAATTGGGGTAAGGTATATTTTCAACTAA
- the hisS gene encoding histidine--tRNA ligase, translating into MAQKPTLPKGTRDFTPSEVVKRNYIFDVVKKHFTAFGFQPIETPSFENSETLMGKYGDEGDRLIFKILNSGDYLSKVDDATYAERDSNKLTPKISEKALRYDLTVPFARYVVMHQNELDFPFKRYQIQPVWRADRPQKGRFREFFQCDADVVGANSLLQEVELVQLYDAVFTDLGLTGVSIKLNNRKVLAGIAEVIGAKEHLIDFTVALDKLDKIGEEGVKKEMLEKGISEEAIVKAAPLFTMSGSNADQLLALKELLQDSEEGSKGAEELSFIVETLEDLGLQSATLKLDVTLARGLNYYTGAIFEVAAPEKVKLGSIGGGGRYDDLTGIFGLKDVSGVGISFGLDRIYLVLEELNLFPQAIDQSLDVLCVNFGDKEALAALKLVGKLRKMGVKADFYPATAKMQKQMKYANNRNVPYVVLIGEQELADNTFVVKDMAKGEQQTYSLDAPETFVKEL; encoded by the coding sequence ATGGCACAAAAACCAACATTACCAAAAGGAACAAGGGATTTCACCCCCTCAGAGGTCGTAAAGCGTAATTATATATTTGATGTTGTTAAAAAACATTTCACGGCATTTGGTTTTCAGCCTATAGAAACCCCATCTTTTGAGAATTCAGAAACCTTAATGGGAAAGTACGGAGATGAAGGGGATAGGCTGATCTTTAAAATTTTAAACTCCGGGGATTACCTGAGTAAAGTAGATGATGCTACCTATGCAGAAAGGGATTCGAACAAACTGACTCCCAAGATTTCAGAAAAAGCATTGCGATATGATCTCACAGTTCCCTTTGCTAGATATGTGGTGATGCACCAGAATGAGCTGGACTTCCCTTTTAAAAGATACCAAATCCAGCCAGTATGGCGGGCCGATAGGCCCCAAAAAGGTAGGTTTAGGGAATTTTTTCAGTGTGATGCCGATGTTGTAGGGGCAAACTCCCTGCTTCAAGAGGTGGAATTGGTACAATTGTATGACGCCGTTTTTACGGACCTAGGTTTAACTGGAGTTTCCATTAAATTGAACAATAGGAAGGTCTTGGCAGGAATCGCAGAAGTTATCGGAGCCAAAGAACACCTGATCGATTTTACGGTAGCCTTGGACAAGCTCGATAAAATAGGGGAGGAAGGCGTCAAGAAAGAAATGTTGGAAAAAGGCATATCCGAAGAGGCCATTGTTAAGGCCGCTCCACTTTTTACCATGTCGGGCTCCAATGCGGATCAGCTTTTGGCATTGAAAGAATTATTACAGGATTCCGAAGAGGGATCAAAAGGTGCAGAGGAGTTATCCTTTATTGTGGAAACCCTGGAGGATTTGGGCCTTCAATCTGCGACCTTGAAATTGGATGTTACCCTGGCAAGGGGTCTTAATTACTATACAGGGGCAATTTTTGAGGTTGCTGCCCCGGAAAAAGTTAAGTTAGGTTCCATTGGCGGGGGTGGTAGATACGATGACCTTACAGGTATCTTCGGGCTTAAGGATGTTAGTGGCGTAGGTATCTCTTTTGGGTTGGATCGCATTTACTTGGTATTGGAAGAATTGAACCTTTTCCCTCAGGCCATAGATCAATCTTTGGATGTGCTATGTGTTAATTTTGGGGATAAAGAAGCCTTGGCTGCCTTAAAATTAGTAGGCAAATTGCGTAAAATGGGCGTAAAGGCCGATTTTTATCCTGCTACGGCCAAAATGCAAAAGCAAATGAAATACGCCAATAACAGAAATGTACCTTATGTAGTATTGATCGGAGAGCAAGAACTGGCAGACAATACCTTTGTTGTTAAAGATATGGCCAAAGGGGAACAGCAGACCTATAGCTTGGATGCTCCCGAAACTTTTGTAAAAGAATTATAA
- a CDS encoding LytR/AlgR family response regulator transcription factor: MKLTCIIVDDSPMQRLAVSKLVSTHKNLSLIGEYSNAIEAKQGIKKEEVDLIFLDVEMPIINGFDFLESLIKRPQIILITGKPDYALKAFEYDITDYLQKPITPTRFDFSIKRAVSRYEQKHGIHNDEEHIFVKSNLKKRKVILNNIKWVEALGDYIKLVSDEANIIVLSTLTAFESELPKDKFLRIHKSFIVNLDKIEKFSGKNVEVEGKLLPLSRHKRQHLEKALEEL; encoded by the coding sequence ATGAAATTGACATGTATTATCGTGGACGATTCGCCCATGCAACGTTTAGCAGTAAGCAAATTGGTTTCCACCCACAAAAACCTCTCCCTAATCGGGGAATACAGTAATGCCATTGAAGCCAAACAAGGAATAAAAAAAGAAGAAGTAGATCTGATTTTTCTTGATGTGGAAATGCCCATTATCAACGGTTTTGATTTTCTTGAATCCTTAATCAAAAGACCACAGATCATCCTTATCACGGGAAAACCTGATTATGCATTAAAGGCATTTGAATATGATATTACCGACTATCTACAAAAACCAATTACTCCAACCCGATTTGATTTCTCCATAAAAAGAGCAGTATCAAGATACGAGCAGAAACATGGAATCCATAATGATGAAGAACATATTTTCGTAAAGAGCAATCTTAAAAAACGTAAGGTAATTCTGAACAATATTAAGTGGGTAGAGGCTTTAGGAGATTATATAAAGTTGGTTTCCGATGAGGCCAATATTATAGTATTATCCACATTGACTGCCTTTGAAAGTGAGCTGCCCAAGGATAAATTCTTAAGAATCCATAAGTCCTTTATCGTCAACTTAGATAAAATTGAAAAATTTAGTGGAAAAAATGTGGAAGTGGAGGGAAAACTACTCCCATTGAGCAGGCATAAAAGACAGCATTTGGAAAAAGCACTCGAGGAACTTTAG
- a CDS encoding M42 family metallopeptidase has product MSSKKILTKKSIDFFEKYLNNPSPTGYEWEGQKIWMDYLKPYVDTFITDTYGSAVGVINPDAKYKVVIEGHSDEISWYVNYITDEGLIYVIRNGGSDHQIAPSKWVNIHTKNGIVKGIFGWPAIHTRESSKEEPPKLDNIFVDIGAKDKKEVEKMGVHVGCVITYPDTFQILNGNKFVCRAIDNRAGGFMIAEVARLLHENGVKLPFGLYITNSVQEEIGLRGAEMITQTIKPNIAIVTDVCHDTTTPMIEKKKQGHTEIGAGPVISYAPAVQNKLRERILETAEAQKIPFQRMASSRYTGTDTDAFAYSNGGVASALISLPLRYMHTTVETVHRDDVENVIRLIYETLLTIKDGESFSYFE; this is encoded by the coding sequence ATGAGTTCAAAAAAGATACTTACTAAAAAGTCGATTGATTTTTTTGAGAAATATTTAAACAACCCTTCCCCGACCGGATATGAGTGGGAAGGCCAAAAAATATGGATGGATTACCTGAAACCATATGTGGATACCTTTATAACGGATACCTATGGATCGGCAGTTGGCGTAATCAATCCAGATGCCAAATACAAGGTAGTAATAGAAGGACATTCTGACGAAATTTCATGGTATGTAAATTACATTACTGACGAAGGTCTTATCTATGTGATCCGAAATGGGGGGAGTGATCACCAAATAGCCCCTTCCAAGTGGGTTAATATCCATACCAAAAATGGTATTGTAAAAGGTATTTTCGGTTGGCCTGCAATACACACGCGGGAAAGCTCAAAAGAAGAACCACCAAAACTGGATAATATCTTTGTGGATATAGGAGCCAAAGACAAAAAAGAAGTTGAAAAAATGGGCGTTCATGTAGGTTGTGTGATTACCTATCCAGACACATTTCAGATTTTGAACGGCAATAAATTTGTTTGTCGTGCTATTGACAATCGCGCAGGAGGTTTTATGATTGCAGAAGTGGCCCGTCTTTTACACGAGAACGGAGTGAAACTACCGTTTGGATTGTATATTACAAATTCCGTACAGGAAGAAATTGGTTTGCGTGGTGCCGAAATGATCACCCAAACAATCAAACCAAATATTGCCATTGTCACAGATGTGTGTCATGACACCACAACACCAATGATAGAAAAGAAAAAGCAAGGTCATACCGAGATAGGTGCCGGTCCTGTTATTTCTTATGCGCCTGCAGTACAGAACAAACTGCGGGAACGTATCTTGGAAACTGCCGAAGCCCAAAAAATACCATTTCAGCGTATGGCCTCATCCAGATATACAGGAACTGATACAGACGCCTTTGCCTATAGTAACGGTGGTGTAGCCTCGGCCCTTATTTCCCTTCCCTTAAGATATATGCACACCACAGTAGAAACCGTGCATAGGGATGATGTGGAAAATGTGATCCGATTAATTTACGAAACCCTCCTTACCATTAAAGACGGGGAATCATTCAGTTATTTTGAATAA
- a CDS encoding LytR/AlgR family response regulator transcription factor, with protein sequence MKLRSIIVDDSSMQRMAVAKLVNNHPNLALIAEYSNAIEAKNGIKNNEVDLIFLDVEMPIINGFDLLESLENRPQVILITGKPDYALKAFDYDVTDYLHKPITMSRFDASVKRAVAKYEQMNRVNEDEEHIFVKSNLKKRKVILNDIKWIEALGDYIKLVTDEANIVILSTMKSFENELPQDKFLRIHKSYIVNLEKVEKFNSKNVEVGGRQIPLSRNKKAELAEALSNV encoded by the coding sequence ATGAAATTAAGAAGTATAATCGTAGACGATTCGTCCATGCAGCGTATGGCAGTGGCCAAATTGGTCAACAACCATCCCAACCTAGCTTTAATTGCAGAATACAGCAATGCTATAGAAGCAAAGAACGGAATTAAGAACAATGAAGTAGATTTAATTTTCCTAGATGTGGAAATGCCAATAATCAATGGATTTGACCTTCTTGAATCCCTAGAAAATAGACCACAGGTTATTTTGATTACAGGAAAACCTGATTACGCCCTTAAGGCATTTGATTATGATGTAACAGATTACTTGCACAAACCTATTACAATGTCGCGTTTCGATGCTTCTGTAAAAAGGGCCGTAGCCAAGTATGAACAAATGAATAGAGTCAATGAGGACGAAGAACACATCTTCGTAAAAAGTAACCTCAAAAAAAGGAAAGTTATCCTTAATGACATCAAATGGATAGAAGCGTTAGGAGATTATATCAAATTGGTGACCGACGAAGCCAATATAGTGATCCTATCTACCATGAAATCCTTTGAAAACGAATTGCCCCAAGATAAATTCTTGAGAATTCATAAGTCCTATATTGTCAATTTAGAGAAAGTTGAAAAATTCAACAGTAAAAATGTTGAAGTGGGGGGAAGACAAATACCTCTAAGCAGGAACAAAAAGGCAGAATTGGCGGAAGCATTAAGCAATGTTTAG
- the rpsR gene encoding 30S ribosomal protein S18 translates to MSSIEQQAKGKKDGEIRYLTPLNIETNKQKKYCRFKKSGIKYVDYKDPDFLIKLVNEQGKLLPRRLTGTSLKYQRKVATAVKRARHLALMPYVGDLLK, encoded by the coding sequence ATGTCATCTATAGAACAACAAGCAAAAGGTAAGAAAGATGGGGAAATCAGGTATTTAACCCCATTGAATATTGAGACCAACAAGCAAAAGAAATATTGCCGTTTCAAAAAATCCGGCATTAAATATGTGGATTACAAAGATCCAGATTTCTTGATCAAATTGGTAAATGAGCAAGGTAAACTTCTTCCAAGAAGACTTACAGGAACTTCTTTAAAGTACCAAAGGAAAGTGGCCACTGCTGTGAAAAGAGCACGCCATTTAGCGTTAATGCCTTATGTAGGTGATTTATTAAAATAA
- a CDS encoding NUDIX hydrolase, translating into MDELIDILDDEGNYTGQRLMKSEAHKNGLFHPTIHVWFYNKKGEILIQQRAASKETYPLLWDVSVAGHIGAGEEIIPSAIREISEEIGLEVSETDLFKVGVFKSVKKHNDELTDCEFHHTYICELKTSIDHLKKQESEVKALTLLPLSLYITELQINGSSKKYVPHDQLYLQAIVSAIENQL; encoded by the coding sequence ATGGATGAACTTATCGACATATTGGATGACGAAGGCAATTACACCGGTCAGCGCCTAATGAAATCCGAAGCACATAAAAATGGACTCTTCCACCCAACAATCCATGTTTGGTTTTACAACAAAAAAGGAGAAATCCTTATACAGCAGAGAGCTGCTTCCAAGGAGACCTACCCCTTATTATGGGATGTATCTGTTGCCGGTCATATTGGGGCAGGAGAAGAAATTATACCATCTGCCATTAGAGAAATATCAGAGGAGATAGGATTGGAGGTTTCAGAAACGGACTTGTTCAAAGTAGGCGTTTTTAAATCGGTTAAAAAGCATAATGATGAATTGACCGATTGTGAGTTCCATCATACGTATATATGTGAACTTAAAACTTCAATAGACCACCTTAAAAAACAAGAAAGCGAGGTAAAGGCTTTGACCCTACTCCCGCTTTCTTTATATATTACAGAACTACAGATTAACGGTAGCTCCAAAAAGTATGTTCCTCACGATCAATTATATCTCCAGGCCATTGTCAGCGCCATAGAGAATCAATTATAA